From the genome of Denticeps clupeoides chromosome 4, fDenClu1.1, whole genome shotgun sequence, one region includes:
- the hhla1 gene encoding uncharacterized protein hhla1, with product MHAEMADLNGWNPKLMLQFRISAALVTMVLLYTIALQSNQRLQADKRELLAATGTPAEYIDPASIDLTPLVNMLINSTHMGSQHLFSLLSVTSHSSLALQKLTLLLYNISGFKNFVGAEFPTRYCYCVTNHTNDLTDFTAILLDVMGNSSTQLQELFKSSSILSVSQKNSSDCIYICVMAGKTDKDISEMWQLDSITPLFNQTIMEGSHHKSNLTTMLTAIPTQITQASTKPPHREKPGCPWKSELNLRAEPQEDLKETTLSEGKLQPCVFELCKFYSQCLCRTFTSTKFCVESQSWYEKHTEEICTRVQRFKFSRSLKQRCLARMCVRR from the exons ATGCATGCTGAG ATGGCTGATCTAAATGGATGGAATCCCAAGCTCATGCTGCAGTTTAGAATAAGCGCTGCTCTGGTAACAATGGTCCTCCTCTACACAATCG CACTGCAGAGCAACCAGAGGCTCCAGGCTGACAAAAGAGAACTCCTGGCTGCAACAG GGACTCCTGCTGAATACATTGATCCAGCATCTATAGATCTCACACCCCTTGTGAACATGCTAATTAACTCAACACATATGG GTTCCCAGCATCTCTTCTCACTGCTGAGTGTGACATCACACAGCTCTCTGGCATTGCAGAAACTCACACTCCTCCTCTACAACA tctCTGGTTTTAAGAATTTCGTCGGTGCTGAATTTCCAACACGCTACTGCTACTGCGTAACAAACCACACCAATGATCTGACAG ATTTCACTGCCATTCTTCTGGATGTGATGGGCAACTCCTCCACCCAACTGCAGGAGCTGTTTAAATCCAGCTCCATCCTGTCTG TGAGTCAGAAGAATAGTTCCGACTGCATCTATATCTGTGTGATGGCTGGAAAAACAG ACAAGGATATCTCTGAGATGTGGCAATTGGACTCCATCACGCCGCTCTTCAACCAGACCATCATGGAGGGTTCACACCACA aatcaaATTTAACCACGATGTTAACTGCTATTCCAACACAAATCACCCAAGCATCTACAAAGCCTCCTCATAGAGAGAAACCGG GTTGCCCTTGGAAATCAGAGTTGAACCTGAGGGCAGAGCCCCAAGAGGACCTTAAAGAGACCACCTTGAGCGAGGGGAAGCTGCAGCCGTGCGTGTTTGAGCTCTGCAAGTTCTACAGCCAGTGCCTGTGCAGAACCTTCACCTCCACCAA GTTCTGTGTGGAGAGTCAGAGCTGGTATGAGAAGCACACTGAGGAGATATGCACACGCGTCCAACGCTTCAAATTCTCCAGAA
- the kcnq3 gene encoding potassium voltage-gated channel subfamily KQT member 3: MGVRSRNAASGAEEAAGAGPGSGSGAGADRDGALLLAGREEGRRVAQSVGLLAKTPLGYTHPVKRNNIRKRRVQNLIYDALERPRGWALLYHAFVFLIVLGCLILAVLTTFKEHEKVSAHWLVILETFTIFIFGVEFALRVWAAGCCCRYKGWRGRLRFARKPLCILDIFVLIASVPVVAVRNQGNVLATSLRSLRFLQILRMLRMDRRGGTWKLLGSAIYAHSKELITAWYIGFLSLILASFLVYLVEKDDDRNQNITDSHLPTTSTPPQEQDFDTYADALWWGLITLTTIGYGDKTPKTWAGRLLAGTFALIGVSFFALPAGILGSGLALKVQEQHRQKHFEKRRHPAAGLIQSAWRYYATNPVRDDLIATWRFYETIISLPSFRRDHMEAMTSQKLTLLERVRLPTPRPSSGRGKLMMPAGSTGNCGNTNAIAESPSKDPKPAGFSNRERFRTAFRMKAYTLRQSSEDAGGLPDSAPEERGFPADILMEEMIPTLKLVIRAVRIMLFLLNKKHFKETLRPYDVKDVIEQYSAGHLDMLCRIKYLQTRIDMILAPGPPLTPKHKKLQKPFTYPSQQSPRHEVYPTKAVLPESEDPSMMGRFLRVERQVEDMEKKLDFLVDMHMQHRETLQVATGNDPSVTLTVTSGDPLFCSYSHPLPYYTSQHTNTYTHNIDSNYFSNYSRSPHLPRPTVLPISPLPSHSNQNTDLSDGGFADIGAGSPLSLLSVTHAELERSPSGFSVSAEREEPEGSRGGQIHCCLAEGETDTDSELFTPSTVP, encoded by the exons ATGGGCGTCCGATCGAGAAATGCCGCTAGCGGCGCAGAGGAGGCGGCGGGAGCCGGACCCGGATCGGGATCGGGAGCGGGAGCGGACCGGGACGGAGCGCTGCTGCTCGCGGGCAGGGAGGAGGGCAGGCGCGTGGCGCAGAGCGTGGGGCTGCTGGCCAAGACGCCGCTGGGCTACACGCACCCCGTCAAGCGGAATAACATCAGGAAGCGGAGGGTCCAGAACCTCATCTACGACGCGCTGGAGAGGCCGCGGGGGTGGGCGCTGCTGTACCACGCCTTCGT GTTCCTGATTGTTCTGGGTTGTCTGATTTTGGCTGTTTTAACCACATTCAAAGAACACGAGAAAGTGTCTGCACACTGGCTGGTCATCCTG GAAACCttcaccatttttatttttggtgtggAGTTCGCGCTGCGGGTGTGGGCGGCTGGATGTTGTTGCAGGTATAAAGGCTGGAGGGGTAGATTGCGCTTTGCCAGGAAGCCGCTGTGCATACTTG ACATCTTTGTGCTCATTGCATCAGTGCCTGTGGTTGCCGTACGTAACCAGGGAAATGTCTTGGCAACTTCACTTCGGAGTCTCCGCTTCCTGCAGATCCTGCGCATGCTGCGCATGGACCGTCGAGGGGGCACATGGAAGCTGCTGGGGTCCGCCATCTACGCACACAGCAAG GAGCTCATCACTGCATGGTATATTGGCTTCCTATCCCTCATCCTCGCCTCCTTCCTCGTGTACCTGGTGGAGAAAGATGATGACCGCAACCAGAACATCACAGACAGCCATCTCCCCACTACATCCACACCCCCACAGGAGCAGGACTTTGATACCTATGCAGATGCACTCTGGTGGGGACTg ATCACCTTGACAACCATCGGCTATGGAGACAAGACGCCTAAGACGTGGGCAGGACGACTGCTGGCAGGGACCTTTGCTCTGATTGGGGTGTCGTTCTTTGCTCTTCCTGCT ggAATCTTGGGCTCTGGTTTGGCTTTGAAAGTTCAAGagcaacacagacaaaaacactttGAGAAAAGGAGACATCCTGCAGCAGGATTGATACAg TCTGCATGGCGCTACTACGCCACCAACCCTGTAAGAGATGACCTCATCGCTACATGGAGATTCTATGAAACCATTATCTCACTGCCCAGCTTTAG GAGGGACCACATGGAGGCAATGACCAG TCAGAAGCTGACACTGCTGGAAAGAGTACGACTACCTACGCCACGCCCCAGCTCTGGGAGGGGAAAGCTGATGATGCCTGCAGGAAGTACTGGGAATTGTGGAAACACCAATGCCATTGCAGAGAGCCCGTCTAAAGACCCCAAACCGGCAGGTTTCAGCAACCGAGAGCGCTTCCGCACTGCCTTTCGTATGAAAGCATACACGCTCCGCCAGAGCTCCGAAG ATGCAGGGGGACTGCCAGATTCTGCACCAGAGGAAAGGGGCTTCCCTGCAGACATCCTCATGGAGGAGATGATCCCTACTCTCAAACTGGTTATCAGAGCAGTGag GATCATGTTATTTCTTTTGAATAAGAAGCATTTTAAAGAAACGCTGAGGCCATATGATGTTAAAGACGTTATTGAACAGTACTCTGCTGGACACCTAGACATGCTCTGCAGGATCAAATATCTTCAAACTAG AATAGATATGATCCTGGCACCTGGACCTCCCCTGACCCCAAAACACAAGAAGCTTCAGAAGCCATTCACCTACCCCTCCCAGCAGTCTCCAAG GCATGAAGTGTATCCGACCAAAGCTGTGCTGCCAGAATCTGAGGACCCAAGCATGATGGGCAGATTTTTGCGTGTGGAGAGGCAG gTGGAGGACATGGAAAAGAAACTGGACTTCCTGGTTGACATGCACATGCAGCATCGAGAAACCCTGCAGGTTGCCACGGGCAACGACCCTTCTGTGACCCTCACCGTGACCTCTGGTGATCCACTGTTTTGCAGTTACTCCCACCCCCTTCCATACTACACTtctcaacacacaaacacatacacacacaacatagaTAGCAACTACTTCAGCAACTACAGTCGGAGCCCACACCTGCCCCGCCCTACTGTCCTGCCGATCAGTCCACTGCCAAGCCACAGCAACCAGAACACGGACCTATCAGATGGTGGCTTTGCTGATATTGGGGCAGGGTCTCCGCTCTCGCTGTTATCTGTCACACATGCAGAGCTAGAGCGATCGCCAAGTGGGTTCAGTGTCTCGGCCGAGAGGGAGGAGCCTGAGGGGTCACGTGGAGGTCAAATTCACTGCTGCCTTGCGGAGGgggaaacagacacagacagcgAGCTGTTCACCCCCAGTACAGTCccctaa